A genomic segment from Tuwongella immobilis encodes:
- the rplL gene encoding 50S ribosomal protein L7/L12, with protein sequence MSDTAFAADIVELGDKIAALTIVKAVELKNYLKDKYQIEPAAGGVAMVAPAAAAAPAEKPPEQTEFTVILDSYDAAKKIGVIKVIREITGLGLKEAKDLVEGAPKPVKENIPKADAEKIKKQLEEGGAKAVIK encoded by the coding sequence ATGAGCGATACGGCATTTGCCGCCGACATCGTCGAATTGGGCGACAAGATCGCCGCTTTGACGATCGTGAAAGCGGTCGAACTGAAGAACTACCTCAAAGACAAATACCAGATCGAACCGGCGGCTGGTGGCGTTGCGATGGTTGCCCCGGCAGCGGCAGCCGCTCCGGCTGAAAAGCCGCCCGAGCAAACCGAATTCACGGTCATCCTGGATAGCTATGATGCTGCCAAGAAGATCGGCGTGATCAAGGTGATCCGCGAAATCACCGGCCTGGGCCTCAAGGAAGCCAAGGACCTGGTCGAAGGCGCACCGAAGCCCGTCAAGGAAAATATCCCCAAGGCCGACGCCGAAAAGATCAAGAAGCAACTCGAAGAAGGTGGCGCGAAAGCGGTCATCAAGTAA